One Vigna unguiculata cultivar IT97K-499-35 chromosome 7, ASM411807v1, whole genome shotgun sequence genomic region harbors:
- the LOC114191740 gene encoding NDR1/HIN1-like protein 1 yields MSVKECDHHKGKKRKIFRRVFWGIVVFLFLVLVAILLIWAILRPTKPTFTLQDVTVYAFNATVANFLTSNFQITLISRNPNDHIGVYYDRLETYVTYRSQQVTFRTSIPPTYQGHKEVNVWSPFVYGTNIPVAPFNFLGLSQDQAAGNVLVTVKANGRVRWKVGTFISGRYHLYVRCPAFISFGPRSNGVAVGENAMKFQILQRCSVSV; encoded by the coding sequence ATGTCGGTGAAGGAGTGCGACCACCACAAGGGAAAGAAGAGGAAGATTTTCCGGCGAGTGTTCTGGGGCATAGTGGTCTTCCTCTTCCTTGTATTGGTCGCTATTCTTCTCATATGGGCAATCCTAAGACCAACCAAACCCACCTTCACTCTCCAAGACGTCACCGTTTACGCCTTCAACGCCACCGTCGCCAACTTTCTCACATCCAATTTCCAAATCACGCTCATCTCGCGCAACCCTAACGACCACATCGGAGTCTACTACGACCGCCTCGAAACCTACGTCACTTACCGGAGCCAGCAGGTGACCTTCCGCACCTCCATCCCCCCCACCTATCAGGGCCACAAAGAGGTCAACGTTTGGTCTCCGTTTGTCTACGGCACCAACATCCCCGTCGCGCCCTTCAACTTCCTCGGCCTCAGCCAGGACCAGGCGGCGGGTAACGTCCTCGTCACCGTCAAAGCTAACGGCAGGGTCCGCTGGAAGGTCGGCACCTTCATCTCCGGCCGCTACCACCTCTACGTCCGCTGCCCCGCCTTCATCTCCTTCGGCCCACGCAGCAACGGCGTCGCCGTCGGCGAAAACGCCATGAAGTTCCAGATCCTCCAACGGTGCTCCGTCAGCGTTTAA
- the LOC114189910 gene encoding NDR1/HIN1-like protein 10 — translation MADTQPPPNTAAAIDGASVPSKERLRTRCCFCLSKTLWIFLVLVIVLAMLVILVLYIIITPRSFRFHITDASLTQFDYTANSTTLRYNLVLNITASNPNKKLKIYYDVVQANALYGGVRFSTTDVNMPWNSYLQDKKATNLFSAVFSGQRVMVFDRNQVSEFHEDSKDGVFPIDIKIKFRIRFRLGDYQLGNSHPRGMCELKVPLTSKGETVAPFKATKCRIDF, via the coding sequence ATGGCTGACACACAGCCGCCACCGAACACCGCCGCAGCAATCGACGGCGCTTCCGTTCCTTCAAAGGAGCGTCTCCGCACAAGATGCTGCTTCTGTCTCAGCAAAACCCTGTGGATCTTTCTGGTTCTCGTTATCGTCCTCGCCATGCTCGTGATTTTGGTTTTATACATCATCATCACGCCCCGCTCCTTCAGATTCCACATCACCGACGCTAGCCTCACGCAATTCGATTACACTGCCAACTCCACCACCCTTCGCTACAACCTCGTACTCAACATCACAGCAAGCAACCCTAACAAGAAGCTGAAGATATACTACGACGTCGTTCAGGCCAACGCGCTCTATGGCGGGGTTAGGTTTTCCACCACCGACGTCAACATGCCCTGGAACTCCTACCTTCAGGACAAGAAGGCCACCAACCTTTTCAGCGCCGTTTTCTCCGGACAACGTGTGATGGTGTTCGATCGAAACCAGGTTTCTGAGTTCCATGAAGATTCCAAGGATGGGGTGTTTCcgattgatataaaaataaagtttcgGATCAGGTTCAGGCTTGGAGATTATCAGTTGGGGAATTCGCATCCCAGAGGCATGTGTGAACTCAAAGTTCCTTTGACTTCTAAGGGGGAAACTGTGGCTCCGTTTAAGGCCACCAAGTGCCGAATTGATTTCTGA